The Dehalobacter sp. DCM sequence ATGAAGCCTACGATATCATCGAGGAGAAAGTCCGTTACATTCAAAAGAACTATGGCCATGAAAGCATTATCGCAGAGATCGGTACGGGCCGCAATGTCTGGTGGCAGGTTCCCTGGGGCTGCTTCGCCGGATTGCAAAGCCCGAACCAGACCGGCGCTTTTTTAAGCGGCGATTCCTGTTATTCCCCGCGCTCCTCGATCCTGGCGCTGATGTCCGGTGAGTATCTCACCTCGGATATGTCCCAGATGCTTCCTGACCGCTATGAATCGAAAGAGTGGGTAGTCCCGGAGTGTATTACGATTTGGGGCTGCAACCCGATCATGAGCAACGGTGACGGCTATCTTGGCCACTGGATCGTCGAAGCTATGAAGCGTGGATCAGAACTGGTTATGGTCGACCCACGGATCAACTGGCTTTCGGCGAAAGCTAAGCATTGGCTGAGACTGCGTCCCGGAACAGACGCCGCTCTGGCCATGGCAATTTTAAACGTCATGATCAAAGAAAAGCTCTGTGACTACGACTTTATTGAAAAATGGACCTACGGGTTTGATGATATTGCCAAAGCGGTCGAGGATATGACCCCGGCCCGTGCTTCGGAAATTTGCTGGATTCCGGAGCAGGATATTATTGATGCTGCCCGCTTCATGGCGACGGCCAAACCGATGGCCATGCATTGGGGCGTCGCTATCGACCAACAGCCGAGCGCAACACCGACCGGTCAGGCTTTGATCTGTATTGCCGCTGTCACTGGTCAGATCGATAATCCCGGCGGCTCCTTAGTTACCCGCAGTGCCTATAATATCTCCCTGTTCAGCCAGGAAGGCTTTGAAGACAATATCACCGAAGAACAAAAAGAAAAACGTTTGGGTATGCATAAATATCCGATGCGCGGAACGGGCATCTCGGCGATGGCCCATACCGACGTCGTCCTGGAGTCCATCGAGACTGATGGCGCCAGCAATGACTGTGAGCAATACCCGATCATGATGCAATGGATGCAGGGCTGTAACCCGATCGCCAACATGGCCGCAGAAGCACCTCGTGTCTATGAAGCAATCTGTAAAGTTCCGTTCAATGTTGTCGTCGATGTCGTTATGACCCCAACCGCAATGGCTTGTGCTGATCTTTTGCTGCCTGCCGCGATGGGTTCGGAACGTGATTCCATTCGGGCCTGGTGGTGGCCGCTGCGTGCCATTACGAAGATTACCGATTACTACGAAGCCCATGGCGATGAGCAGATTCTGCTCGACCTGGTGAACCGCCTCAATCCCTCCGCTGCACCCGGTGAAGAAGTAAAAGATTGGGTCAATGACCTGCTGGCGAATCATTCCGAAGCAGATTTTGATTTTGACTACCTGAAAGAGAAAGTCATCGTTTGGCCGGAGTGGCATTATTACAAGCACGAGAAAGGCCTGCTTCGCTGGGACGGCGAGCCTGGGTTCAACACTCCGACAGGCAAAATAGAACTGCGGGTCGATTGGCTGGAAGCAAACGGCCTTTCACCGGTACCATTCTACGAAGAACCGCATGAAAGCCCCTATTCCACACCGGAACTGTATAAGGAGTATCCGCTGGTCCTGACCACCGGTGCCCGTTCTTATGAATACTTCCATTCCGAACACCGAAACCTCCCAAGTATCCGGGCTTTCCATCCCGATCCGTTAGTCGAAGTCAATCCGGAAACGTGTAAGGAACTCGGCCTGGAAGAAGGGGACTGGGTCTGGATCGAAAACCAACGGTCACGCTGCCGTCAACGTATCAAATTCAATCCAGGACTGGATAAGCGGGTTGTCGCTGCCGAGCATGGCTGGTGGTTCCCGGAAAGTGATCCGGAAAGACTGTTCAATGTGTTTGATTCCAACATCAATAACCTGACTACCCAATGTGATATCGGCAAGAGCGGCTACGGCGCAGCCTATAAATGCCTGCTCTGTAAAATCTATAAGTGCACGGAAGAAAACAGCGTGATCACACCGACTGCCCAAGTACTCGATAAGGGAGGATTCAAATATGAGCGCAAACGCCTTAGCTAATCAAAAGTACGGGCTTTTAATTCATTACGATTTTTGCACAGGTTGCCATAGCTGTGAAATGGCCTGTAAAAAGGAATACGGTCTGGAACAAGATCAATTTGGAATTAAAGTAGCCCAATACGGTCCGGTCCAGAATAGTGAAAAGAAATGGGAATTCTTTTATATGCCGATGCTGACCGACTTGTGCACACTGTGCGCACCGCGTGTCGCTGAAGGAAAACTCCCGACCTGTGTCCACCATTGTCAGGCAAAAGTCATGCAGTATGGCACCATCGATGAATTGGCTGAGCAATTAAAGTTAACCCCAAAATCGGCCCTTTTTGCACCGAAATGCAATGCGTGACCCAATTTAGTTTCAAATATTGTACATTGAAAGGAGAGAAAACACATGCCTTTTGGAAAAGTGAGTACCCCTGTCCAATGGGAGGAAGACGGTTATACCGTAACCCGGACTAATTCCTGGTCAGCCCCCGGCGACCACCCGACGGGTGCCGGCATGAAGCTCTATGTCAAGGACGGTATTCTGGAGAAAGTGGAGGGCGACCCCGAGCATTCGATCTTAAAAGGAGCACTTCCGATCCGGATGCTGTCTTTACCGGAATATGTCTATAACCCCGACCGCGTCATCTACCCGATGAAACGCGACCCTAAAAAACGTGGTGATAATACTGCCTGGGAACGCATTTCCTGGGATGAGGCCTACGACATGATCGTGGGTAAAGTCAAAGAATATACTGAGAAATTCAACAGCAATAGCATTATTACCTTCGTCGGCACAGGCCGGGAAGCGGGTAACTGGGGCCCGACGATCTCCTGCCGGGTTTTCAACAGCCCGAATATTTGCTATATGCAAAGCGGTTGGTCCTGCTATGGACCTCGTATGGCTGTAACATCGTATGTCCTTGGCGCCCCGTATCCAGAAGTGGATTATGCAGCCCAGTTCCCGGACAGCTATGATGATCCCCGTTACACATACCCCGGATGTATCCTGCTTTGGGGCAAAGAACCGCTTAAATCCAATCCGGATGGTTTCTGGGGACATTCGCTGGTTGATATGATGAAAAAAGGCACTAAGTTCATTACGGTCGATCCGCGACTCACCTTTGAAGCAGCCAATTCCGAGTTTTGGCTTCAGCCGCGTCCGGGCACAGACACAGCGCTGGCGATGGCGTTCCTGAATGTCATCATCAATGAAGAGCTTTATGATTATGACTTTGTGGAAAACTGGACCTTCGGTTTTGAAGAGTTTACCAAACGCATTCAGGATATGCCTCCGGCCAAAGCAGCAGAAATTTGCGGTGTACCGGAAGAAAAAATCATTGGCGCTGCCCGTTTCTTTGCGAAGAGCAAACCGGGTGCAGTCCAATGGGGACTGGCTATTGACCAAAATCCGAACGGTGTTCAGCTCGGAGAATGTCTGATTGCGATCATGGCTATTTGCGGCTGCATTGACGTTCCTGGCGGCAATGTTATGGGCGCGATTGATATCGGCGGCTTAGGTTCAGGATACAGTGACCTCGATCCCCAGGATAAAATCAATGAGCAAATCGGTGTCGATGAGTTCCCGGCTCTGGTGCGGACACTTCAGTTTACCGACCCGGACAGTGTTCTGGATCAGTTGGAATCCGGCGCGCCGTTTAAACTGAAAATGGGCTTCTTCACCTCTGCCAACGCCATTGCCAATCCGTGCAATGTTCCCAAACGCTGGGAAAACGCGCTCAATACGCTGGAGTTTAACGTGGCCACGGATATCTTTATAAATCCAACTATCTCCGCAACCTGCGACCTGTTTTTACCGGTTAATACCTATGCCGAAAGAGACATGTATGTTGCTACCCATTACGGGGCAGTCGGGCTTTGGATCGGCGGTATCAAGAAAGCCATTACCGTGGGCGAAGCCAAGAGTGATGTGGAAATCCTGCGTACCCTCGGCAAAAAGCTCCGGCCCGAACTTTGGCAGTATGACACGGATGTTGAATACATCAACGACCAGAAACTGAAAACCCTCGGTATTACCATGGAAGAACTCTGGGAACATGGCTGGTGGCATGTGGACTACGAATACCAGAAATACGCCAAAGGCAAACTGCGTGCAGACGGACTGCCTGGGTTCATGACACCTACCGGCAAAATTGAGCTTTACTCCACCATGATTGAAGCCTGGGGTGATGATCCCATGCCTTACTACAAGGAACCCCCGACCAGCCCCGTGTCCACCCCCGAATATGCAGCGGAATATCCCCTCGTCTTGAGTACCGGCGCAAGGACCTGGTCCTATTTCCACTCCGAAGGGCGTATGGTTCCTAAATTAAGGGAAGTTGAACCTAATCCGCTGGTTGACATTAACCCCAAAGACGCCAAAAAATACGGTATCATCGACGGTGATTGGGTCTGGCTGGAAAACTCCTATGGCAAATGCAAAATGAAGGCCTCTGTCCAACCGGGCCAAAAAGAAGGCGCGTTAGCCGCCCAGCATGGCTGGTGGTACCCGGAACGCGATGCCAGCGCCCCGGAATTGTTCGGTGTGTACGAGGTCAATGTTAACAATCTGACACCGTACAAAACGGTTGGTGTCCTGGGCTTCGGTGCCCCGTATAAATGTCTGATGTGTAAAATTTATAAGGCTTAGTACTCTGTAACCACAAAGATTGTTCATAAGTCTAGAGGTTACAGGTAGTAATACCTGATTTAAAGGAGGTTTAAAGATGTCCGATTATGGATTATTGATCGACTATAAATATTGTACCGGGTGCCACAGCTGTGAAGTCGCCTGCAAATTAAGGCTGAATCTTCCCGATGGGCAATATGGGATTAAGCTCATCGACGATAAGCCCTGGCAGATCGATGAGGATACCTGGGAATACAAATGGCTGCCCGTACCAACCAAGCTGTGCGATCTGTGTGCAGACCGGATAGAGGCCGGGAAAACCCCGACCTGTGTCCTGCACTGCTGTGCGCATGTCATGGAGTACGGCAAAGTAGAAGACCTTGCGGTCAGAATGAAGGAGCTGGGTTCCAGAACCGTTCTCTTTGTACCCTGATCGCGATGTAAAGATAAAAGAAGGGGTGTAGATAATGATTGTTGATGAGTTTAAGAAACTTTCAGGTGATGAGCAGAAAGCATGGCTGGAGAAGCAAACAAGCGAACTCGGCCGTACTGTACCGGAAATCTGTCAGGAGTTAGGAATTTCACGCGCACAGCTACAAGGGCTGGGGCATACGTATGCACTCAATCAATGGCGCTACCTGTCCTTTGAAAACCGTGCCAGTGTAAACTGCCAGAACTAGAGATAGTCATACCGCGAAATAGGAAACGCAGCCTGAAATACTTCGAGCTGCGTTTCTTTATTTGTTTAATGAATAATACCTTTTATGCAAGATTTTTTAAATTAATGGCGTCGTACCTGCATTCTTTTCGAACTGCTTTAATTTGCGCGCTGTCTTGGCAATAAAGTCATTTGTTTGATTTATAAAAAGTTTAGTCGCCTTGGGGTCCGCGCCAGCCATTTCCTTAATCGCACTAAACAGATCATTAAAGCCTTTGACGATCAGATCGTAGCGGGCGTCAGCCAGTGCCATGGCGTGGTTGATACGGGTGATATCGCGCTCAGTCTCAATCTCTTTGATGCGGCGGGCAGCGATGTTTTCATCTTGAAGTGCGGCCAGTTGCCGCTGTAGCTGCGTGACTTTGCTTTGCTCTTCCCATAAAGCCTTTTCTCTCACATCGGCCTCTTTTTTGGCCTGATCGCGTTCCTCTGTTAAGCTGGAGACTTTATCTTGATGGACCTCCAGATTGGACCCCAGTTTTTTTGCCAAAACGGAGTTCTCTTCAAGAGCATTATTCCTGTCCATGATTGCCTGCTGCAGTGCGCTCACTGACAAATGTTCGATATCCAACTCCGCGATAAATTCCGCCCGTTCCTCAGCGGGAATCCCCAAAAGGGCATACGCCTGACTGTACCCAAGTTTGGCCAATGGCACAGTGCTCATATCGGTTTCGGATAGTACGGACAGCCCGGGTCCATATTCTTCGGCGATCTGTATCAGCTTATAGGCTACACGCTCTGAGTAATCAACATCATTCTCCAACCATTTGCCGTATTCCCCATAAGGGATCAATTCCTTGGCTTCCTGCAAACGCCGTCCGACCTCAACGGCACTGATAAGCAAGATCTTTCTGGTTTGCGCTTTAATGGCGGCGATTTCACCGGCGATGACAGCCGGTGTTCTATCAGTTGGCATGGTCTCCATGGAGATGTTCCTTTCATAGGTTTGCTTTTATTTCTACTCTTGTTACTTTTGTTTTTCTTTTCATATTCGATTTTCTATCCTATGTCAGCTATCCTGAACCGGTGAAATTTCGTAATCCATGTTTTTTTTAAGTGCGAAATAAGTGAATATATATTCAGAGTTTTGGACAAGGATATTTCGAAAATTAAAATAGTTTTGCATTTAGCTTCGGAGGGGGATTATTCGCAATATTCTCATAGCAAAAGTAAATGGATAGCGGCAGAGTTATTTTAAGAAAAGGCGTAAAAAACGCCTTTTCTTCTTGTTTTCTGGGGTTGGTATAGTTTTTGCAATATTACCTCTGCAGGAACCTGTGATCAGCGATCCTTGCAGGTTAAGAAATAGTAGCAGGAGGGAAAAAATAGTGTATCACAACAGATCGGAATACTATGACAGCCGCAAAGACCAATTTCAATGGAAAGACGGCGAGTACACCGTAACACGGACATCCACCTGGTCCGGCCCGGGCTGCCATGACGGCTGCGGTGTTGTTTACTACACCAAGGACGATAAGCTCGTTAAAGTGGAAGGCGACCCGAATAACCCGTTCAACCAGGGCAGATTGTGCATGCGCTGTCTGGCGATGCCGGAAGCCGTCAATCATCTGGACCGTTTAAAATACCCCATGAAACGGATCGGTAAACGCGGTGAAAATAAATGGCAGCGGATATCCTGGGATGAAGCCTATGACATTATTGAAGAAAAAGTACGCGCTATTTGGCAGGATTATGGTGCGGAAAGCATTGTTGGCATGATCGGTACAGGGCGTAACTGCTGCTGGCAGACACCGTATCTGACCTATGCTGCCTTTGGCAGTCCGAACTTCTGCCTGGGCTTCTTAAGCGGAGATTCCTGCTTTATGCCTAGATCGGCGCAAATGGCCACCATGAACGGCGATTTTCTGATCGCAGACTGCTCGCAGCAATTTGAAGATCGCTATGATAATCCGGAGTGGAGAGTACCGGAAGTATTTTTAGTCTGGGGCAACAACACCATCGTTTCCAACGCCGACGGTTTCTTCGGCCACTGGATCGTCGAATGTATGGAGAAAGGCTCCAAATTGATCGTCGTTGACCCGGCCTTGACCTGGCTGGCATCCAGAGCGGAATATTGGCTGCAGCTCCGGCCTGGTACAGATGCTGCGCTAGCCCTTTCTATGCTCAATGTCATTATCCAAGAAGATCTTTATGACCATGAATTTGTAGAAAAATGGTGTTTCGGGTTCGAACAATTAGCAGAAAGAGCAGCAGAGTTCCCTGCGGAAAAGGTCGCTGAAATTACTTGGGTACCACAGAATATCATTGAGGAAGCGGCACGGATGTATGCCCAAGCCAAGCCGGCAGCTGTCCAGTGGGGTCTCGCTGTGGATCAATCCATCCTCGGGATCTCTACAGCCCAATCCATCAATGCGCTCTGGTCGATCACCGGCAATGTCGATATCCCCGGCGGCAATATCATTATCCGCAATGCGTTTGATCAGGTTGTAGCCTATAATTACGGTTTGCATGAAACCTTGTCCGAAGAAATGATAGCTAAACGCTTAGGATCTCTGGATTATCCGATGAAAGCCGCAGCGGGCTTCAGCTCGACAGCTCACGGCGATTCCGTGCTTAAAGCCATCGAGTCCGGCAAGCCGTATCCGGTCAGGATGCTTTGGTTTCAAAGCACCAATCCGATTGCCAATATGGCGGCGGAGGCTCCCAGGGTCTATGCGGCGATCAAATCAGTCGATTTTGTTGTCGTCGCCGACCTCTTCATGACACCGACAGCCGTTGCGTTTGCCGATGTGGTCCTGCCTTGCGCCATGAGTGCGGAACGCGATACGCAGCGTGTCTGGTGGACCCCGATGCGGACCATGACCAAGGTAACACAATATTACGAATGTAAGTCCGACGATACGATCGTCACCGAACTCGGCAAGCGTCTGAAACCGGAGAATTTCCCATGGGATGATGACCGTGGTTGGAGCAACCATATTTTCCAACATGAGTGCACAGGCATTGACATCACCTTTGAGGAACTCGAGAAAAAAGTCTACGCCTATCCTACGTTTGAATACAAGAAATATGAAAAGGGACTCCTGCGCTATGACGGCCAGCCCGGATTCAATACCGGTACAGGAAAGATCGAGCTATACTCCACCTACTTTGAAGCATGGGGCTATGACCCGCTTCCGTGGTATCAGGAACCACCCGAAAGTCCGTATTCCACACCGGAACTATTCAAACAATACCCGCTCGTTCTTACCACAGGGGCTCGCTCCTATGAATTCTTCCACTCCGAACACCGTCAGTTAAAAACGATGCGGGAATTCCATCCGGACCCGCTTGTTGAAATCAACAATGAGACGGCGGAAGAATTGGGTATTCAAAACGGCGACTGGGTCTGGATCGAAAATATGCGGGGCCGCTGTAAACAAAAAGCCAAAATTGTCAATTATCTTCATCCCAAGGTTGTCCGGGCTGAACACGGTTGGTGGTTCCCGGAAAAGGATGCGGCAGAACCCAGTTTATTCGGGGTGTTTGATTCCAACATCAACAACCTGACCCAGCAGGATAAAAACGGTCCTACCGGATACGGCGCGCCGTATAAGAACCAGATTTGCAAAATTTATAAAGTAACGGAAGAAAACAGTAAAGTCATGCCGACGACAGTGGTTACTCAGCAAGGAGGATTTGGTTATGTCAAATTATAATCGCTATGGATTGCTTATCGATTTAGATTTTTGCACCGGGTGTCACACCTGCGAAGTAGCCTGCAAACAAGCGTTAGATCTTCCTACAGGCCAGTTTGGAATTAAAGTTCACCAGGAGGGACCCCGTAAATTAGAAAATGGCAAGTGGGAGTACACCTTTGTCCCGTTCCCGACATCACTCTGCAATTTATGTGAGGACAGAGTCAAAGTCGGCAAACTGCCTTCCTGCGTTCACCATTGCTCGCCGGGAATCATGCACTATGGGACCATTGAGGAACTGACCGCAAAAGCAAACGCCAAACCGCATATGGTACTTTTTGCCCCCCAATGATCACACGTATTCAGTTATTTAATTTGTAAAACGGAGGTAGAATGATGTCAACTTATGATGAACTTTACCGTAAAGAATGGCAGTGGCAGGAGGGAGACCTTACGGTAACCCGGTCGATGCAGTGGTCCGGCCCAGGCTGCCACAACGGCTGCGGTCTGCTTTATTACACAAAGGATAATAAAATTGTCAAAATTGAAGGAGACCCAAACAGCCCCTACAATCAGGGCCGACTCTGCATGCGCTGTCTGAATCTCACGGAATCCTTGGAACATAAAGACCGTTTGAAATGGCCGCTGAAACGAATCGGTGAACGTGGCGAGAATAAATGGCAGCGGATCAGCTGGAACGAAGCGCTCGATATTATTGAAGCGAACGTCCGTAAAATCCAGAAGGAATACGGTCCAGAATCCATCTGCGGTATGGTTGGAACCGGAAGGAATATTTGCTGGCAAGTCCCGCTCTTAACCTACGCCGGATTCGGCAGCCCGAACTTTGGTTATTCGTTCTTAAGCGGCGATTCCTGTTTCTCCCCGCGGGCCGCTTTTATCGCGGTTACGCATGGGGACTTCTCAGTCTGCGACTGCTCACAGTTCCATGAAGATCGTTATGATAACCCGGAATACAAGGTTCCCGAAGTCATTCTGATTTGGGGCAATAACCCGATTCACAGTAACAGTGATGACTTTCTCGGACACTGGATCGTCGAACTTATGAAACGTGGAACGAGATTAATCGTCGTCGATCCGAAGCTGACTTGGCTGGCTGGCAGGGCAGAATATTGGCTCCAGCTCAGACCTGGAACAGACGCAGCTCTTGGGTTGGGAATGCTGAACGTAATTATCAATGAAAATCTCTACGACCAAGAGTTTGTGGAAAAATGGACTTATGGTTTTGAAGAACTGGCGGAAAGAGTCCGGCAATATCCGGTTGACAAAGTTGCGGAAATCACCTGGGTTCCGAAAGAACAAATTGAAGAAGCGGCCCGTTTCTTTGCCCAAGCCAAACCCGGCGCTATTCAGTGGGGGCTAAAGGTAGACCAGTCCGTGGCGGGGGTACCGGCAGCACAGGCCATCGCAACTATCGGTGCGATTTGCGGATTTATCGATATCCCCGGCAGTAATATCTATATCCGGGACGCCTATGATATCCTGTCGTCTTACGGAACAGGCTATGAAGAATTCTTATCCCCGGAAATGCGGGCGAAACGGTTGGGCGACGAGAAATATCCCCTGAAGAGAATGGGAGTTGGGCCGACAGCCCATGCGGATTCCGTGCTGGTGGCGCTGGAAACCGGCAAACCTTACCCGGTTAAAATGCTGTGGATCCAAACCAGCAACCCTATCGCCAATATGGGTGCCGACGCGCCGCGCTTGTATAAAGCAATCCGTACGACCGATTTTAATGTCGTCGTGGATCTTTATATGACGCCGACCGCAGTCGCATGTGCAGATTTAGTACTGCCCGCCGGGATGAGTCCGGAAAGAAACGGCTATAAGACCTGGTGGCATCCGCTCCGTTCCACCTCAAAAATCGTTCAGTACTACGAGTGCAAATCGGATGAACAGATCGTGCTGGAAGTCGGTAAACGTCTGGCACCGCAAAACTTCCCGTGGGAAACGGATATCGATTTAATTAACTGGATGTTCAGCCGCAGCGCCACATACAAAGAGGATTTCCAAACCTTACAGCAAAAGGTTACGGACTATCAAAAGTACGAGTATAAGAAATACGAGAAGGGACTCCTGCGCTTCGACGGTGAGACCGGTTTCAATACCCCGACCGGCAAACTGGAATTATATAGCACACTCTTTGCGGAGTGGGGCTTAGATCCGCTGCCATATTTTGAAGAGCCTCCGTATAGTCCTGTTTCTACGCCGCTGAAATCCAAAGAATATCCGTTTATCTTAACAACGGGTGCCCGGTCACTGGAATTCTTCCACTCCGAACACCGACAACTCAAAACCATGCGGGAATTCCATCCGGATCCGCTCTTTGATATCAATAGCGAAATCGCTGCTGAGATGGGAATTCAGGAAGGCGATTGGTGCTGGCTTGAAAACCATAACGGCCGCTGCCGGCAAAGAGCCCATCTCGATCCGGCCCTCAGCCGCAAAGTTATCCGTGCCGAACATGGCTGGTGGTTCCCGGAAATGGAAGGTTCTGAACCGGCCTTGTTTGGTGTGTTCGATTCCAATTCCAATAATCTGACGGAACAATGCCAAAACGGTCCGACAGGCTATGGTGCGCCATATGCCAACACGATCTGTAAGGTTTACAAAGCCACGGAAGAGAATAGCCTTGACCTTCCCAGCTTAGTCGTCACACGCAAAGGAGGATTCTAGAATGTCAAGTGATCGTTATGGGCTGTTAATTGATTATGAGTTTTGCACCGGCTGCCACGCCTGTGAGGTTGCCTGCAAAAAGGAATTGAATTTAGTAGTGGGTCAGTGGGGACTTAAAGTCTATCAGGATGGCCCGCGCAAGTTAGAGAACGGCAAATGGGAATACAACTTCTTGCCGGTTCCGACATCACTCTGCAACCTCTGTGCGGACAGAGTCAAGGAAGGCAGAAAGCCGACCTGTGTCCACCATTGCCAGGCCGGAGTTATCGAGTACGGTACGCTCCAGGAACTCAGCAAGAAGATGAATGAAAAACCAAAAACCGTTATGTATAGTAAATAAAAACCAATAACGACAATACAGGTGGAGGATGGCACTATTTGAGGCCATCCCTCACCCTCATGCCAAAAGGTATATGAAATAGAATAGAATGTAAACGTTTGTATTGTAAGAAGGAGAAACGGTCATGGGGTGTTGGGCCTGTAATCCATACTGCGGTAGGTGCAAGCCTCCAATCAAGAGACCTATCCAGTGCCCTGTTTGCCAAAAATATAATTTTCCTGAAATATCGAAAAGCGAGAAGTGTCTGAAATGCGGAACGATTTTACCCAAAAGAGAGGAAACATCGCAAACTGTTTTATGTTCGTACAGCGGACTGTTTTGCGCTAATCCTTGTTTAAAACATACTATCAAGGCGAAGGACAATATTCTTATGCCGTGTCAAAGGAATACACCACCGGAATAAATAATTTTTGAACTGTATTCTGTATCGCTATCGTGAGCCTATGACTGTGCTAAATACTTTTTGAAAAGAGGGTTTTATAATGAAAGACATGCTTAAAGGGCAAGTAGCTTTGATTACTGGCGGAGCCAGTGGAATGGGTGAAGCCACCGCAAAATTGTATGCCAGTGAAGGTGCGACTGTCATTATCGGGGATTATAACGTAGAAAATGCAAAACGTGTCGTTGAGGAGATCATGACGGCAGGCGGTAATGCCCGTTTTTATACACAGATGGATGTTTCGAAAAAAGAGACGGTAGACGCCGTGGTGAAAGCA is a genomic window containing:
- a CDS encoding molybdopterin-dependent oxidoreductase, with translation MMSTYDELYRKEWQWQEGDLTVTRSMQWSGPGCHNGCGLLYYTKDNKIVKIEGDPNSPYNQGRLCMRCLNLTESLEHKDRLKWPLKRIGERGENKWQRISWNEALDIIEANVRKIQKEYGPESICGMVGTGRNICWQVPLLTYAGFGSPNFGYSFLSGDSCFSPRAAFIAVTHGDFSVCDCSQFHEDRYDNPEYKVPEVILIWGNNPIHSNSDDFLGHWIVELMKRGTRLIVVDPKLTWLAGRAEYWLQLRPGTDAALGLGMLNVIINENLYDQEFVEKWTYGFEELAERVRQYPVDKVAEITWVPKEQIEEAARFFAQAKPGAIQWGLKVDQSVAGVPAAQAIATIGAICGFIDIPGSNIYIRDAYDILSSYGTGYEEFLSPEMRAKRLGDEKYPLKRMGVGPTAHADSVLVALETGKPYPVKMLWIQTSNPIANMGADAPRLYKAIRTTDFNVVVDLYMTPTAVACADLVLPAGMSPERNGYKTWWHPLRSTSKIVQYYECKSDEQIVLEVGKRLAPQNFPWETDIDLINWMFSRSATYKEDFQTLQQKVTDYQKYEYKKYEKGLLRFDGETGFNTPTGKLELYSTLFAEWGLDPLPYFEEPPYSPVSTPLKSKEYPFILTTGARSLEFFHSEHRQLKTMREFHPDPLFDINSEIAAEMGIQEGDWCWLENHNGRCRQRAHLDPALSRKVIRAEHGWWFPEMEGSEPALFGVFDSNSNNLTEQCQNGPTGYGAPYANTICKVYKATEENSLDLPSLVVTRKGGF
- a CDS encoding 4Fe-4S dicluster domain-containing protein, encoding MSSDRYGLLIDYEFCTGCHACEVACKKELNLVVGQWGLKVYQDGPRKLENGKWEYNFLPVPTSLCNLCADRVKEGRKPTCVHHCQAGVIEYGTLQELSKKMNEKPKTVMYSK
- a CDS encoding oxidoreductase yields the protein MSNYNRYGLLIDLDFCTGCHTCEVACKQALDLPTGQFGIKVHQEGPRKLENGKWEYTFVPFPTSLCNLCEDRVKVGKLPSCVHHCSPGIMHYGTIEELTAKANAKPHMVLFAPQ